A stretch of Colletotrichum lupini chromosome 2, complete sequence DNA encodes these proteins:
- a CDS encoding microtubule associated protein produces MDTSYLSQQVNTIIGQLHGLFDEIGVPNHDREKREEDLFEALSKALTDQVNLVTNEKEEMIDEAERIITTIQQMEASLDDNRARRDRSDDIRITYPLTRCLQGLKEKHKQVSRLHKERFEQVKKLVEALESYSSHLEPTFVKIPLPPTGPNQSVPPNFDLSPSYVDKLDHEFTRVYEEYTRRVATVKALCEHTIQLWAELGTPQAQTDGAIVKYYRESPEQLGLHEEDIERLKAKRDKLSDEKKNREKRLKDLRTAVEALWEKLEVDMAERKAFLNSNRGCGVRQINEFEDELVRLNELKRQNLHLFVEDARFKLQELWDSLYLSEDEMLEFTPAFSDVYSDALLEAHEREIARLEVLKEQRLPTLELVERHRSLTSERDELAASSQDASRLMMRGQKGEKRDPGKLLREEKMRKRIAKELPKIAVELRRILEQFEDEYGRPFTVHGERYLDVLEAEDRPAPGPRCKTPGVGAAPQSAARPRGHSRAQSTTSIARPPTRNGVRTPAPAPTTKRSANNMNSAAPSTRPVSAHAKAQEIARPASSMGSLRERAQTLNRPPGSPSRIPARPPLTNLKYGNFGNTSPVQPERPASRIDAYATIRGGNHQMRAPPPKMRDLSTIELETPVNPYKSVGLGASIVRQVELEDPYDEDCQQPRLMRANSTLSHTSHASHNSHASYASQSSHHSQGSSQHDYPSSHSSTIRQYPPSAYPQAPPPRQISNSSNGSSNVTGSENWETYDDASEPEQDASDTYYAKVRAARNGTKRFEPEAGYRPPASDPKRQRPFPMTAPGGHAGHAYGDGEGRIISGSEWTDEDGY; encoded by the exons ATGGACACGAGTTACCTGTCCCAACAGGTCAATACCATCATCGGCCAATTGCACGGTTTATTCGATGAGATCGGCGTTCCGAACCATGATCGCGAAAAGCGCGAGGAAGAC CTCTTCGAGGCGCTTTCCAAGGCTCTTACCGACCAGGTGAACCTTGTCACGAACGAAAAGGAGGAAATGATTGATGAAGCCGAGCGCATAATTACCACGATACAGCAGATGGAGGCATCCCTCGACGACAACCGCGCACGCCGAGACCGCAGCGACGATATACGAATTACCTACCCCCTGACCCGATGTTTGCAGGGCCTCAAGGAGAAGCATAAGCAAGTCAGTAGACTGCATAAGGAGCGTTTCGAACAAGTCAAGA AGCTTGTCGAAGCACTCGAATCATACTCGTCACATCTTGAACCCACCTTCGTTAAGATTCCCCTGCCGCCCACGGGCCCGAACCAATCCGTCCCTCCCAACTTCGACCTATCGCCGTCCTACGTGGACAAGCTCGATCATGAGTTTACGAGAGTCTATGAAGAGTACACACGCCGCGTCGCGACGGTTAAGGCCCTTTGCGAGCACACCATTCAACTTTGGGCCGAGCTGGGCACCCCTCAGGCTCAAACAGACGGTGCTATTGTCAAGTACTACCGCGAGTCACCCGAACAGTTGGGCCTGCACGAGGAAGATATCGAACGCCTCAAGGCGAAGCGCGACAAACTCTCGGACGAGAAGAAGAACCGTGAGAAGCGTCTCAAGGACCTGCGCACGGCAGTCGAGGCCCTCTGGGAAAAGTTGGAGGTTGATATGGCAGAGAGGAAGGCGTTTCTCAATAGCAACCGAGGCTGTGGCGTGCGACAAATCAACGAGTTCGAGGATGAGCTTGTGCGCCTCAACGAGCTGAAGAGGCAGAACTTGCATCTGTTCGTCGAGGATGCGCGGTTCAAGCTACAGGAACTCTGGGACTCGCTCTACCTTTCCGAAGACGAGATGCTTGAGTTCACACCCGCCTTTTCCGATGTATACAGCGATGCTCTCCTCGAGGCTCACGAGCGAGAGATTGCAAGACTGGAAGTTCTCAAGGAACAACGTCTCCCCACGCTTGAGCTCGTTGAAAGACACCGAAGCCTCACCAGTGAGCGCGACGAGCTCGCCGCCTCAAGTCAGGACGCTTCTCGCCTGATGATGCGTGGCCAGAAGGGTGAGAAGCGCGATCCCGGCAAGCTTCTCAGAGAAGAGAAGATGCGCAAGCGCATCGCCAAGGAGCTACCCAAGATTGCCGTCGAGTTGCGTAGAATCCTCGAACAATTCGAGGACGAGTACGGGCGGCCATTCACGGTACACGGTGAGCGCTACTTGGATGTGCTCGAGGCGGAGGACCGGCCTGCACCTGGCCCGCGATGCAAGACACCGGGCGTAGGAGCCGCTCCTCAATCAGCAGCTAGGCCGAGAGGGCACAGTAGAGCGCAGAGCACCACGTCCATCGCAAGACCGCCCACTCGTAATGGTGTGAGAACACCAGCACCCGCGCCTACGACCAAACGTAGCGCGAACAACATGAACAGCGCGGCTCCATCAACGAGACCTGTGTCTGCTCACGCAAAAGCCCAGGAGATTGCCAGACCGGCATCTTCCATGGGCAGCTTGAGAGAGCGAGCGCAAACTCTCAACCGGCCGCCTGGTAGTCCCTCAAGGATCCCGGCTCGGCCCCCATTGACCAACCTCAAGTATGGCAACTTTGGCAACACCTCGCCAGTACAACCGGAGCGACCGGCGTCGCGAATTGACGCCTATGCGACGATCCGAGGTGGTAATCACCAAATGCGTGCCCCTCCGCCCAAGATGCGCGACCTCAGCACGATCGAGCTGGAGACTCCCGTCAATCCTTACAAGTCAGTAGGGTTGGGCGCGAGCATCGTCCGCCAGGTTGAACTTGAGGATCCCTACGACGAGGATTGCCAGCAGCCTCGGCTGATGCGAGCCAACTCCACCCTCTCGCACACTTCTCACGCTTCCCACAACTCGCACGCGTCGTACGCTTCCCAGAGCTCTCATCACTCCCAGGGATCCTCCCAACACGACTACCCGTCTTCGCACTCCTCAACCATCCGCCAATATCCACCTTCTGCTTATCCCCAAGCACCTCCACCCCGTCAGATTTCCAACTCATCCAACGGATCGAGTAACGTGACGGGCTCAGAAAACTGGGAGACGTATGACGACGCCAGCGAACCCGAGCAGGATGCTAGCGACACATACTACGCCAAGGTACGAGCTGCCCGCAACGGGACCAAACGCTTTGAACCCGAAGCTGGATATCGGCCACCGGCTAGCGATCCTAAGAGGCAGCGCCCGTTCCCGATGACGGCACCTGGTGGACATGCTGGACATGCCTACGGTGACGGCGAGGGCCGCATCATCTCAGGCAGCGAGTGGACAGACGAGGATGGATACTGA